From the Mastacembelus armatus chromosome 14, fMasArm1.2, whole genome shotgun sequence genome, one window contains:
- the LOC113142618 gene encoding tubulin alpha-1B chain-like, producing the protein MRECISVHVGQAGVQIGNACWELYCLEHGIQPDGQMPSDKTIGGGDDSFNTFFSETGAGKHVPRAVFVDLEPTVIDEVRTGTYRQLFHPEQLITGKEDAANNYARGHYTIGKEIIDIVLDRMRKLADQCTGLQGFLVFHSFGGGTGSGFTSLLMERLSVDYGKKSKLEFSIYPAPQVSTAVVEPYNSILTTHTTLEHSDCAFMVDNEAIYDICRRNLDIERPTYTNLNRLISQIVSSITASLRFDGALNVDLTEFQTNLVPYPRIHFPLATYAPVISAEKAYHEQLTVAEITNACFEPANQMVKCDPRHGKYMACCLLYRGDVVPKDVNAAIATIKTKRTIQFVDWCPTGFKVGINYQPPTVVPGGDLAKVQRAVCMLSNTTAIAEAWARLDHKFDLMYAKRAFVHWYVGEGMEEGEFSEAREDMAALEKDYEEVGIDSADGEGEDDGEEY; encoded by the exons CGTGAGTGTATCTCAGTGCACGTTGGTCAGGCTGGTGTTCAGATTGGAAATGCCTGCTGGGAGCTCTACTGCCTGGAACATGGGATCCAGCCTGATGGACAGATGCCCAGTGACAAGACCATTGGAGGAGGAGACGACTCATTCAACACCTTCTTCAGTGAGACTGGGGCTGGAAAGCATGTCCCAAGAGCTGTTTTTGTGGATCTGGAGCCCACTGTCATTG ATGAAGTACGCACTGGGACCTATCGCCAGCTGTTCCACCCTGAGCAGCTGATCACTGGCAAGGAGGATGCTGCCAACAACTATGCACGTGGACACTACACCATTGGCAAAGAGATCATTGACATTGTGCTGGACAGGATGCGCAAACTG GCCGACCAGTGCACTGGTCTTCAGGGATTCCTGGTTTTCCACAGCTTCGGAGGTGGCACCGGTTCAGGTTTCACCTCCCTGCTGATGGAGCGCCTGTCTGTCGACTACGGCAAGAAGTCCAAGCTGGAGTTCTCCATCTATCCAGCTCCCCAGGTGTCCACCGCTGTGGTGGAGCCCTACAACTCCATCCTGACCACCCACACTACCCTAGAGCACTCTGACTGTGCCTTTATGGTGGATAATGAAGCAATCTATGATATCTGCCGTAGGAACCTCGATATCGAGCGTCCTACCTACACCAACCTGAACAGGTTGATCAGTCAGATTGTGTCCTCCATCACTGCTTCCCTTCGTTTTGATGGTGCCCTCAATGTTGATCTGACTGAGTTCCAGACCAACTTGGTGCCATATCCCCGTATCCACTTCCCTCTGGCCACCTATGCCCCTGTAATTTCTGCTGAGAAGGCTTACCATGAGCAGTTAACAGTGGCAGAAATTACCAATGCCTGCTTTgagccagccaatcagatggTGAAATGTGACCCTCGCCACGGCAAGTACATGGCTTGCTGCCTTTTGTACCGTGGTGATGTGGTGCCTAAAGATGTCAATGCTGCCATTGCCACTATCAAAACCAAGCGCACCATCCAGTTTGTGGACTGGTGCCCCACTGGTTTCAAGGTTGGTATCAATTACCAGCCACCCACTGTAGTTCCTGGTGGAGACCTGGCTAAAGTCCAGCGGGCTGTGTGCATGCTGAGCAACACCACTGCTATTGCAGAGGCCTGGGCTCGGCTTGACCACAAGTTTGATCTGATGTATGCCAAGCGTGCCTTTGTTCACTGGTATGTGGGTGAGgggatggaggagggggagtTCTCTGAGGCCAGAGAGGACATGGCTGCTCTGGAGAAGGATTATGAGGAGGTTGGAATTGACTCAGCTGACGGTGAAGGAGAGGATGATGGAGAGGAGTATTAG